In Microscilla marina ATCC 23134, the genomic window TAGCAAATTTGCCGAAAAGCACTTGTCTACATTCAGGTTTTTATAGGTGGGTAGGCTGTATACAACCAGGGGTACACATTAAACGTTGTAGTTAACCAAAAGTAGTTGGAGGTTTACAATCAGCAATATTATTAAAGCACGTTTTTAAAACACACTATTTCACTATGAGTTATTTATTACAAGGCATTGGTATTGGCGTCGGTTTTATACTGGGTATCGTATTGGTGGCTATTATCATTGTTATTTTGGCACGGTTATTCAAACGAGGATCAAGCTATCAGGAGTTTACCCCTGAGTTATTTGAGCAATACCGCGACGAAATATTGATGGAAGAAAACTTTGAGGAAGCCAATGTGGTTTCTCAGATCATTGACGACCTCCGAAACCATGAATACCCCAAAAAGTTGCTCAAAGAATATACGGTGAAGAAAGACGTTGATTTTATCATTAAATCTCAAGGAGAAAGTGGCGAGATCATTTCTTTTAAAGAAAAACTAAAAATTGTAAGGAAGTAGGACATAAGTATTAAGCGACAAGTATTTGTTGAATAGCAAAAACCTGTCGCTTTTTTCTTTTAGCCCTTTCGCTAACTCTGGCTTACACCTGCACTCTCAAACGACGCCATTTGACTGACAAACTGTACGGCAGACTGCAGCAGGGGATAAGCCACTGCACACCCAGTGCCTTCGCCCAGACGCATTTGTAGGTTGAGCAAGGGAGTAGCCTTCATAAACTCAAGCATTTTGGCGTGCCCCTGTTCGTCTGACTGATGACAAAACACACAATACTCTAGCACTTGAGGGTGCAATGCCTGTGCTACCAATAATGCCGACGAAGCAATGAAACCATCTACCATCACGACCATTTTGTGTTCGGCAGCCTGCAAAAATGCCCCTACCATTTGAGCTATTTCAAAGCCCCCAAAGGTGCTCAATACCCACAAAAAATGAGCTGCTCCTGCCTCGTAGGTAGTATCTACATCTTCGAGATGGTCGGCGTGGTGCTCAAGTGCTTCCTGCAAAATATGAAGCTTTTTCTGTATTCCTTCGTTGTCAAGTCCGGTACCTTTGCCCACACATACCTCTAGGTCAATTTTGGTAATGACGTGCATCAATGCTGCGGCTGGTGTAGTGTTGCCAATGCCCATTTCACCAAAGCCTATTACATTGCAACCAGTTTGGTGTACTTCAGTCACTACCTTTGCCCCTTGGCTGATCGCTTGTACACACTGTTCCAGGGTCATGGCAGGGCTTGCTAAAAAACTTTCGGTACCTTCGGCTATTTTTTGGTCAAGCAATTGGGGGTGTGCTTCAAACTGCCCTTTTACTCCAGCATCTATTACTTTGAGTGCTATGCCGTGTTGCTGACAAAACACGTTGATGGCAGCCCCACCCGACAAAAAGTTGAGCACCATCTGATAGGTCACTTCTTGTGGGTATTTGCTTACCCCTTCGTTGGCTATGCCATGGTCAGCGGCAAACACCAATACATGTGGTTTTTGCAGTTGAGGTTCGAGGGTGTTTTGAATAGCAGCTATTTGACGGGCAGTGTCTTCTAGTTGCCCCAAGGCGCCTACTGGCTTGGTTTTAAAGTCTATTTTATGTTGTATTTCTTTCAACACCTCAGTATTTACTGAGCAAATGTTAAACTCCTTCATGTAGTTTTATACTCTAGTTTCGCAGACAAATATAGTAGATTCACCTCAATTTAGGTGGCTTGAATATATGCGCTGTTTTATTTTCAATACTCTGTTGTAATTTTATGTAAAATAAAGTGTTGATTATCAGTAGTTTAACTACCTTGCTTCTATTTGTTTGAGCATTTGTATGGAGTTAAGCAGGATGCACCTAGCGCCCAGTTCCTGGAACCCTGTCATTGCTGTGGACGATTGATTTTATCCTACCTACCTTAACCACTTTTGGTTTCAATGGCTCTGAAACCATAAGCACAATGCATACAATTGGGTTGGTGGCAGCACTGCCCCTGTTGCAAGTGGTACAGCTCGGTATACACTACCTGGTTGTTTTTTTTATAATAATGTAGTCCCTCTACCAATACTTCGCCTTGCTGGGGCAGGGGGTGGCTTTGGGCAAAAGTGAGCATCTTGTCAATTTCGGCAAGGCAGTTTTTACAAAGGCAGTCATAGTAAGCGTTGGCGAGAAACTCATTGGTTCGAGCTTGTACTTGTACTTCATAGCATTGGCAATTGACTACATCACCTACTTTGCATTCAAACCCTGCTCCACACCGAGGGCATTGTTTCTGTTCGTGTTTTAGTTGCATAGGCATTTTTGCCAACAAGTTACACTTTAATTGGTAGCCAATAATGAGTATAAGAATTTTTTTTTAGCGTATTTTTAGAACAGTTGTTCAAGGGAGTTTTTATGATAAGCTTTAAGCATACCCTTAGTAATGAAGGGGGAGACACAACAGTTTACTGATTATCAAGGCTTACTTTCTGGCAAACTTGTGAGTGTTTTGAAGTATAAAAAAAGCGGTTAATT contains:
- a CDS encoding cysteine-rich CWC family protein yields the protein MQLKHEQKQCPRCGAGFECKVGDVVNCQCYEVQVQARTNEFLANAYYDCLCKNCLAEIDKMLTFAQSHPLPQQGEVLVEGLHYYKKNNQVVYTELYHLQQGQCCHQPNCMHCAYGFRAIETKSG
- the cobT gene encoding nicotinate-nucleotide--dimethylbenzimidazole phosphoribosyltransferase, with the translated sequence MKEFNICSVNTEVLKEIQHKIDFKTKPVGALGQLEDTARQIAAIQNTLEPQLQKPHVLVFAADHGIANEGVSKYPQEVTYQMVLNFLSGGAAINVFCQQHGIALKVIDAGVKGQFEAHPQLLDQKIAEGTESFLASPAMTLEQCVQAISQGAKVVTEVHQTGCNVIGFGEMGIGNTTPAAALMHVITKIDLEVCVGKGTGLDNEGIQKKLHILQEALEHHADHLEDVDTTYEAGAAHFLWVLSTFGGFEIAQMVGAFLQAAEHKMVVMVDGFIASSALLVAQALHPQVLEYCVFCHQSDEQGHAKMLEFMKATPLLNLQMRLGEGTGCAVAYPLLQSAVQFVSQMASFESAGVSQS